A section of the Gallus gallus isolate bGalGal1 chromosome 4, bGalGal1.mat.broiler.GRCg7b, whole genome shotgun sequence genome encodes:
- the CCNG2 gene encoding cyclin-G2 isoform X1 yields the protein MGSEALRLFRQLNLHLELEGRFQPRERGLSLIECAAENENALCPRQRNAKVEDLWSLTNFFGFATETFVLAVNILDRFLALMKVKPKHLSCIGVCCFQLAAQVVEEECNIPSAHEIIRISQCKCTVSDLKRMEKIISEKLHFEFKATTALTFLHLYHTIVLCHTSERKEVLNLDKLEAQLKACNCRLVFSKAKPSVLALCLLTLEVQSLKSVELFEILLRVQKHSKISDCDLLYWRELVSKCLADYSSPECCKPDHKKLVWIVSRRTAQNLQNSYYSVPELPTIPEGGCFNESESEDSCEDMSSGEESLSSSPPSDLEGSFFFELKPKTKWQTLNSQSLH from the exons ATGGGCAGCGAGGCGCTGCGGCTGTTCCGGCAGCTGAACCTCCACCTGGAGCTGGAGGGCCGCTTCCAGCCCCGCGAGAGGGGGCTCAGCCTCATCGAGTGCGCGGCCGAG AATGAAAACGCTCTGTGCCCGAGACAAAGGAATGCCAAGGTGGAAGATCTCTGGAGTCTGACCAACTTCTTTGGCTTTGCAACTGAAACGTTTGTTTTGGCTGTTAACATCCTGGACAGATTCCTGGCTCTCATGAAG GTGAAACCGAAGCATTTGTCTTGCATTGGAGTTTGTTGTTTTCAACTGGCTGCCCAAGTGGTTGAAGAAGAATGCAATATTCCATCTGCTCATGAGATTATCCGGATCAGCCAATGTAAATGCACTGTGTCCGACCTGAAACGGATGGAAAAGATAATTTCAGAAAAGTTGCACTTTGAATTTAAAGCTACTACTGCCTTAACCTTCTTGCACTTGTACCATACTATTGTACTCTGTCATACCTCAGAAAG GAAAGAAGTATTGAATCTTGACAAATTGGAAGCACAGCTAAAAGCTTGCAACTGTCGTCTTGtcttttctaaagcaaaa CCTTCTGTCTTGGCCTTGTGCCTTCTCACTCTTGAAGTTCAATCTTTGAAATCTGTTGAGCTGTTTGAGATACTTCTGCGTGTTCAAAAGCACTCAAAG atAAGTGATTGTGATCTCCTTTACTGGAGGGAACTGGTCTCAAAATGCCTGGCAGACTATTCTTCTCCTGAATGTTGCAAACCTGATCATAAAAAGCTAGTTTGGATTGTTTCAAGGCGTACAGCCCAGAATCTACAGAACAGTTACTACAGTGTTCCTGAGCTGCCAACAATACCAGAGGGTGGCTGTTTCAATGAAAGCGAAAG TGAAGACTCCTGTGAAGATATGAGCAGTGGAGAAGAAAGCCTTAGCAGTTCTCCTCCTAGCGATCTGGAAGGCTCCTTCTTCTTTGAACTCAAGCCTAAAACAAAGTGGCAAACTCTTAATTCTCAGTCTTTGCATTAA